Below is a genomic region from Thermodesulfobacteriota bacterium.
GAAGTATCTGCGTTCCCTACAAAATAATAAAAATGCAGCAGTCCTCACCGCGGGTTAAACGGCGAATAGCCCGAGAACTTCCAGCGGAGAGGAACGGCGTTCGCTATCTCTATTACCTGTCTGATTTTAAACTCCACCAGGCGCTCGGCTCCGGCGAACTCTTCGACACGGTCTTGGTCCCAGATTACACTTGCTTGTCCGTTTACCTGGAGCGTGCTGCCGTTCTCGAAATCAATGAACAGTAGCCCGGCATTTGGGTTGGCGGTAATGTTGCCGAGCGTGTTGAACATGTTATTGCCGGAATAATCGGGGAATAGGATCTTACCTGCGTTCACTACCCTAATGAATCCCGGATGACCGCCGCGATGTGAGGCATCCGCACCCGTCTCCGGATGGAAACTGGCGATAAAGAAGGTATCAGCCAGCCCGGACGGTAAGCATATCTTAGCGCAGGCTAAATCTTTTCGCGCCGTTTTACGAGACATGGTCGACAGGATAGTTAAAGGAAAACCAGTTCCGCAGGCAACAATCGATGAGATCAACAAACTTCTTAGCAGGCGGGCCGGGTGCAAACAACTGAGTCGGACTAGACAGGGTTTCGAAGAACGATTTCACCCAGAGACTGATGAGCCCGTTCATCTCATCGTACAAATTGCCGAATTTGCCAGTGACCTACTTTGTAATGTGGATTTTTCCCTTATAAAAAAATGCGGGAACCCGGTATGTGTGCTGTATTTCTACGATACCAGTAAAAATCACGCACGGCGTTGGTGCAGTATGAGTATCTGCGGAAATCGGATGAAGGTAGCCGCACACTACAAGCGACACC
It encodes:
- a CDS encoding CGNR zinc finger domain-containing protein, with translation MVDRIVKGKPVPQATIDEINKLLSRRAGCKQLSRTRQGFEERFHPETDEPVHLIVQIAEFASDLLCNVDFSLIKKCGNPVCVLYFYDTSKNHARRWCSMSICGNRMKVAAHYKRH